The Symphalangus syndactylus isolate Jambi chromosome 1, NHGRI_mSymSyn1-v2.1_pri, whole genome shotgun sequence DNA segment gcatgagtGGATagatggtgggtgggtggatggatgagtggatggatgaatggatggatgagtggatgggggatggatgaatggatggatgggtaggtgggtatgtgtatgtatggatggatagatggatggatgagtaaaTGGGCTgatatgtggatggatggatgcatgagtggatggctggctggctggctggatggatggttgaatgagtggatggatggatgagtggatagatggaggggtgggtggatggatgagtggatgggggatggatggatgcatggatggatggatgggtaggtgggtgtgtgtatggatggatggatggatggatggatggatgggtaaatgGACTGttatgtggatggatggatgaatggatggatagatggatggatgactggTATTACAGGAATATGTGAGTGAATCCTGTTTTCTGTAGATAAGTAATAGAGTTTGGAGAGGAAACTAACTAAATGATATTCATTTAAACCTAACACTATAACTTGAAAGCAAAATGGATTCATTGCCCTTTGTGACAGAAACGCAGTATTTTTTGGAGAAAGCTATGAGATGCTGGTATACAACACGAAATATCTCAATCCCACTTCAGATTTCTGATTGTTTCTGCTTCCAGAGGAGAAGCCAAGTCAAAATGTCCTGAATACGCAGTTCTCTACTGCGAGAGGCCTCTTGTGGAATCTGGGATTGAAAAAATTCTAAATGCCCCACTTCGTTCATGCATGAATTGCAGAAAGATGTGGCAAGTTTTGTTTCTaccaagaaaactaaaaacaccTTTTGTCAAATAAATGCTGCTAAACAGTCAACGTCCCATCAAGGTGCCTGCACATCTGGGCTCTCCGGGAGCAGCCATGGCAGCACCCAGGAAGAAATGCTGATATGGCTGCTCTGCATGCTCAGATCACTTCATCGGGAAGCCTTGGTGCATTTTACCCAGGATGCCAAATCTCAAGTAACTGAGGAATTCCCAGGGCCTTCTGAAATACAGAGCTGCAATAAGGCTGCTCCATCCAGGTTAGCTCCATCCTAGGCCAAGGGCTTTATGAGGACTGCACATATTCTGTGGGTTTTATAGGAGACAGCTAGGTCAAGACCCCTCAGAGAAAGCTGCTTTGTCCGGTGCTCAGCTTTGCACAGGCCCGTATtcatatctcattgttgtttgcAGGAGAGGCAGATGCGAACCAGAACAATGGGACCTCCTCTCAGGACATAGTGGTGACTGACTCCAAGCGCACAGTGGACCCAAAGAATGCCTGGCAGGATGCCCACCCAGCTGACCCAGGGAGCCGCCCCCACTTGATCCGCCTCTTTTCCCGAGATGCCCCGGGGAGGGAGGACAACACCTTCAAAGACAGGCCCTCAGAGTCCGACGAGCTCCAGACCATCCAAGAAGACAGTGCAGCCACCTCCGAGAGCCTGGATGTGATGGCGTCACAGAAGAGACCCTCCCAGAGGCATGGATCCAAGTACCTGGCCACAGCAAGTACCATGGACCATGCCAGGCATGGCTTCCTCCCAAGGCACAGAGACACGGGCATCCTTGACTCCATTGGGCGCTTCTTTGGCGGTGACAGGGGTGCGCCCAAGCGGGGCTCTGGCAAGGTGAGCTCTGAGGAGTAGAGGAGCTTTAGTTTAAATggaaaaagcaaaggagaaatcagTAGGTGAACTAAGCCATTAGAGGAAGAACTGGCGTGTAGCCTCTTGCTGTCTAAGGTCTCGTTCCGTGCTGGAGAATGCATATGAGCCCAAGAGTGTGGGCCTGAGTGGCTGCTTAGGACGTTTTCATTTAACTCACCCCCTCTTTTCCTCACAAGGGATGGTGGCCAGGGTGTGGCTCAGGAATGTAAGGACATGCTGAATTCTGGATCTCTAAGGGTGCCTGGACATGGGCGTTGCAAAAAGAGAGCCACATTCTCAGGGTctctggtggtgtgtgcttgcGGACTTGATGACTGATTTTGCCTCTTCGGCCCACACGCTGGGGTTCAGCACTGGGTTATGCTCGTTTTTTCCTGGAGTCAGTGCTGCTAGCTTCATGTTGCTCTGCAAGAATGATTCGATTGAGGTCGAGGAAGACTTTTGAACAAACTCCTCAATTTAAATCCGCCTTGAGCAAACTTTCTCTGTGGTCTGAGAagtggaaggaggggagggataAATGAGTGTCTATGAATCAAAGCTTTATTATCTTGTGATTCCATTAATTTGCATACAGAGTCTTAGAGgtttctttatttaaaagcaaatgttCTGTGgataaaaatgtattacaaagaaaaaaaaaaactctgctatGGGGTCCAGAGCCTAGGAGTGGTTTCTGCAGTTGATTGTCCGTGGAGAACGTGTGGCTGCTGGTTCATCAAAGCACTGGTCCCTGAGTGCCATTCAGATTGCAGATGCAGCATTTCACGTGATGTTTAGAGTGTTTGGTGGTTGTGTAATTTTGGAGAGAAAGAAGTTTTTCCCAAAAAAGTCCCTAGTTTATTGGGTGTTCTCACACAACCTGTAACATGAAGCTGTTTTTCTGCCTGTGTGCAGGTCTGATTCTGGAATTCTGGAAGGCCTTGTGGGAGCGTAAAAGGCTTTTGAATAAAGTGTGGAACAGAGCGCCTCGTTCTGATAACATGCAGTCATAAAAACCATAGGGCAACTTGGAGTTAAGGAGTTTCTAGAATTTGCTTTAGTCTCCAACTGCAATTCTTTATTGATCATGAAATTGTTGAAGATAAACACAAATGTCAGTTTCACCTTTCCTGTGGGCATATCACAAAGCACGTCGAAGTTTCAGGCAACTGTTAACATCTCTACCATCTGCTCTGAGTTGAGATTTCAGGTTGCAACACTTGCCGTGACTTATTTGTAAATGACATTTGGTGTATCTTAGATACTAATGGAATTCATATTCTGGCTAGTTCTTTCAGTGCATTTGTAGAcatgttcttttcctttgtggCAGTCCTCCCTCACCCTGAAATGTTGGTGTTCCAACCTATTTCTAATGCTAATTTCAACTGGAAGCACTTTTTCAAGCCCAGCTATCAAACCACACCAGACATGTATGGATTCGGGTTGCCCAATAAAGTGTTGCTATTATGCTAAGCATCCCTCACGCATACAGCATCACCAGTTTTGAAAGCTTGAACTATTCTGCTTACTTcaaggtacagaaaaaaaaaatgtacttaaaCTGTGCAGAAAAGATGAAATCGCTGGATAGTATGTATTATAAAACAAGCTTCATGTCAGTGATCATGGTTTAAGTTGAAATAAAATGGTGAAGGTATTAATATCAATCATTGTGACTTTATCTCAAAAGGACATTGAAACACATagtgtttttcttcctttatggTAAGATTACAGCCTTTATTGTCTTAAATCTCTTATACTCttcaatattttcaaagaaaacattcTAGTCTCAGAAATAGTCCATCTCTTTGCAAAACAGGGCTGCCCAATTATCAAGGACCCAGAAAAATCAAAAcactttcaaaaatttaaaaaacaaaaataattttcacataatTGCTTTAGGAATTTTGAAGTATCAATTCTTTTCACTATGGAGTGTTGAATATAGAAGACTTGTTAATGAACATGCTTGCCCTTTGATGCCAAAGGCacaaaaaatactaacatttgtACGTGTGATCATAGAGCAGCTGTGAGGCCTCCCTGGGGAATGCACACGGGGGGGTGTGTATTGTTCCACTGAACTATTTTATCACAAAGTGTTGTAAACCTGGGAGATGAAAGCTTAACTATCTACACCCAGCTACAAACCCACAATGGCCCTAAAAATCTGGGGTATTCATTGGTGTGGGCTGCCGTGGAggaatttttggttttgtttttatttttatttgttgctcTGTTGACAAATCAGGAGAGCCCCCGTTTTTATATGCTAGGAAGGTCCTTGGGATAGGCCGAAGAGGTGTGCAAACAGGAGCGGTGGAAGGCCAGGTCCTGTCTCTCAGGACCACGGCGGCCTGCCCTGCACACAGTTCTTCTGCTTCCCATCTAGAACAAGGTTTTCCCGGCAGATTCCTGCCAGACTCTAAATGGAGCCCCCCATGACCCTATAAAAGGGGCTGTTtgtccccctcccaccctcctgtgctcttcctccctccccttgaGGACACATGGCCGCTGGTACCACATGTTGGCGCGGCCGCCCCCGAGCCCCGGAATGCCCTGACAACACTCATGCTTGTGTTGCTGGGAGCTGACATTCAAGGAAAGTGCATTAAAAATTCCCTGAGAAGGCATATTCTTTTGAGAGCCGTAAATGAAAAGTGCATTCACGGAGAACATGCTCCTTTGTtgtgagaggaaagaaaggagtgtTGTTGCCTTTAAGGGGCAGGTTTCCCAGCTCCCCGGAATGTCAGGGTCACATGAGGAATGGGTGGGCACTTAGCGCCAAGATTGGCGTGTGCTTGGCCCGGCAGCTCCTCTCCAAGTGACCTCTCCAGCATCACTCTGTGCCAGTGCTCATATCTGAGGCCACTCGAGTGTCACGAGGCAGAGCCTGGAAACATTAGCTCTGGAAACCGTTCCTTCGCTTTTATGTGGAGGAAGTAAGGTTTCACACAACACCTAAGCTGGACACGGTGATGTGCTGCTTGGACGGTTCCCAAAACAGAAAGCAGCCAGGACATCCCCGTCCCCCACTTCTCTGTGCCGTGTACTTTTAGGGAGGTTTTGAAAGCTAGCTTCTTACTGatgattttgtctatttttctgttttacatgaAAACCTTCATTTATAACCTGCTCTTCTCAGCATTCTTCTATTCAGCATTCAGTGTGACTTCTATGCCTCTAATTGTGACTGTATGGAGAAGAACTGTTTGCATTCAGTGCTGTGGGGTATAATCAGTCCTGTAAATTAATCAGAATGTTCTgttgcctgattttttttccattgtgctttaatttcattaaacATATTTTAGTTCTACAGTAACCTAATTCCTCATTGTTAACATGAGATCCTAATTCTGTAGCTGTGTTCTGTAATCCCACGGGGCATGTACCATTTGAAGACACATGAAGGATACAGTAGACAGCACGGAGGGTAGCAACACACAGGGGTGTCCTCCCTCCCCAGAGTCCAGTGTGCACACAGAACCAGATTCCATCGCATTCATCGTGAGCTTGCGTGGTAACTGATCCGGCCACTCAGTGCCTCCACTGGATGAGAGATTTGGCCACAGATTCTTctagagaaaatccaaatatggAGGGTGCGTTTGTTTCTGCACCCAAACACATACGTTTTGAGATTTCTTATAGGCATTCTTCTCGAAGTCTCATTACTCTGATCAGTTACTGATCGGAGGCTACCCTGGCTCAGTCACCAGCTGCTCACTGTGTCCTTCTGTGGTCTCAGGAGCTGCCGTTGTCGCTGTTGTATGAATAGACAGTAGTTAATGAGACTGGATGTGCCTGTACTGGCAGTGATTTTGCAACTTCATCTGTATAAGCGATGCATTTGTAAATAATGGTAATGTATTTGATGGTAATTGCCTGTGGTGGTTGTAtcatgatttaattttattatgagctttttgctttatatatttttctgcctttttatgcATTCATTAAACAGTTTAACAGACCAAGGACAGTGTACTAATTGCATGTGAACTTTTTTAAGTTGTCATTTTTGGttgcccccccccccaccccctacGTCAGTGTACTGTGTTGCCGGCATTTTTGTGGCCTGGTGACACAGCTGGCAGGTAAGTGTGAGCACCCAAGCTCCTGTGCTTCTGTGCGGGAAGCTCACAGTTGCTCACTCATCTGCTTTTACTACACAGAGACATCTtactctcttctctcccctcacAGTTCGGTGTTCTGGTCTTTCTATGATGACTATTGTGATTCTGCCTGAAGTTTCTTGTGTTTCTCTCAAAGCATCATCCCGCAAATGTTGGGGAGGGTGGACGCTGAGCAGACCTCACTGGCCGGTGCTGTCACGGACACAGCCGGCTCCACCAGCATTTCCTGAATGAACACGCACATGGGCGCCAGTGCCCACAGGGACTTCTGGGAGCTCACACACAAGGGGGGTCACGGGAACCTCGAGACACTGAAATGAGGGGATGGTGCTGGCTCTCTGAAGGATGATCATGAGTGTATGAGATGATGGTGAAACTTGGGGTCTTTGAGAAATTAGAAACAAGAGTAGTAAAGATAAGTGATTGGCTTGGATGTGGTCCTGCCTTTCATGTCCCATCAGACCCTCGTCTTAACTCATCTCCTCCCTTTAAgctcatttgcattttaaagcatTCATTTCTCTCATTGTTGATTTTCCTTTGATAAAAAGTCTGGACATTTGATAACAGGCAATTCTGATCGGTGAATTAGGAGCTTGGCTTTACATCTGAGGGAATAGATCATCcttagaaaaaaacacacaatagcACTTGTGAAAATCACTTAGATATTGATTCAAATTTAAGAACTGTGGACATTTCCTATCAAACCCTGATTCAgcgtttttaaaagttttttcctttATGGCTATCAGCACACTCTTAATGCTCTGAAATCATCCTACTTGATAAAAAAGtagtaaaaaagaagaaacagctaAAGAACACTGAACTCTTTTGAGGGAACCCCATAAAAATGGGCTTAGCACACACAATTTCTCCTAAGAGGCTATTCTTGCCTTTCGTCTTCTCTGGCCCTTGCATTTGTCCTCCCTCTTCCTGGCTCTGGGAGTGGCAggcagctggggttacaggttgCATTTCCTGAAAACCATCAGTGGGACGCCTTATGGCTACCCCAGCCACCTGCCTTCCCCATGGGTAGACGGGGAGTCAGTAGAGGGGCTTCACACCAGCCCACCAGAGCCACGAGAACACGTCTCACAGTGATGATCTTGTGAAGAGGAGCCATTGTAGGAGATGGagggaaaataaatggaaagttctTCACTTGTTGGCCCCGTACATAGCGTACACTTGCTCACGCTCATGGACGCCAGCTGATGGGAGTCACTGCTTATGAGGACAGCCAAGTCTCATCAACACAGCAACTCCCGCGGGCTTGTCCACGGAGACATCCTCTAAAGTGAATACTCAATTTACTTACCTTTAATGTCATGAATTAAAGTCACCAGAAATTCCTGCTAATATAGAAATAGCCTGTCTCATGCAGGGAGAATCCATTAGGAGACGTACAGCTAAGCACACACTCACCACAGATTTGCCTCTGAAAACCCCGGTGTGTTCACTTTCCATAATACTTCTAGAATGCGCCCACATTCTTCAGTGTCGGAACTACTCTATTCTCACGCATACGCAGCTGCTAACCTGGTTAAAAGAATCCATTTCATCTGCAGCCAATACATCTCCTGAAACCTATTACACTGATTTCATCTCTTGACCACTGTaagtctctttcctctttctcttctctctctgtcttcatttTGCTGTAGCTGATAGTCAAGAAATAGACATTTCTTGCAGGGCACTTACTTACCTTGGTCCTATAATAATGGTCTTTCAACTGCAGCCCTCAAAGTTCATTGATATCGCAGATACTGTCGTGTAACTGACAAAGAGAATACATTAAGTTAGGAGCTAATGCTACTTAGGAAGATTTGTAACCGCAGAGCTCAGGTGAGTGGGTAGCGCCTGCTCCTGCTGAGAAGATTAACTTCCTACTAATGTTGAATTCCTAACCTTCACCAGTACCAAGGAAGAATGTCAGCAAGAAAATCCACTTTTAGTAATTGGCTAAAGTGACTTTGAACACTATTGCTCCTAAAAATTACTTCCTTATGCTCTGCAGAAAATCTGAAAAGGTCCGTCCTCGGTTCACTGAACCTTCACAGAGCAGGAACAGTTTCAACTCGTAAATCCAATGCAGAAGCTAACACACctgctataaaagaaaaaatacaactcTACGAGTGAAGTGGAATGTAAAATTTATCCATTCCATGGTAGACGTCAAAAAACCCTTTTAGTGCACTTTGCTCCAGGCTGGGAAAGGCCTTCTGCACTGGAGCCTAGAAATCTTTCACAGCTGGTGCCTGCTGCCATATTAAGAGGCCTGGTCCCATTGTTTGATACAGGGCCTCAGAATAGACTTTGGAGGAGAGAATTCTTCCCTAAACTTTCCTTTTGCTCTTGATTTCCTGAGTCCTTCAGGGCGCATGCCTGCCCTCTGACCTCCCATCACCTCTTGCTGGTCCGTCCATCATCCATCATCTGCACACGCCTTCTTCGCTCACTGTCGTCCTTCATCCTCCATCCCCTGCTCACTCCTCCTCACTCTGGGTTCTTGCCAAGCCAGCTGTAGAGGAGATTTGCTGGAGGACTTTGGGGCACTGCCGGCGGCGCCCACCCGGACTCACGCAGCCCACTCTGTGTCCCCCGGCAGGTACCCTGGCTAAAGCCGGGCCGGAGCCCTCTGCCCTCTCATGCCCGCAGCCAGCCTGGGCTGTGCAACATGTACAAGGTAAGACGCCGGCGGGTCCCCACCCATCGGGGCCAGGGGTGACCTGCCCTTGCCTGAGCTGTCAGCCACTGTCCCTCAGGGCAGGCAATGTCACTGCCAGGGGCATCTGTGAGGCAGTGAAAGCAGGGAGGCAGGCCTCCCCTGGGGAAAAGCAGCTGCAGGAAGAGACAAATGCCCAAGAGGGGCATGGAGGACCTGGCTTTGAATCCTTGGAGGGAATCCTCCGcacagggcatggctgtcagctCAGGATGATGggcagccttggtgacagagtctgCCTCACTTTGCCGAGGCCTGAAGCGCGTGCAGGGGCCCGGGAGTGGCTCTGGTATTGAGGGCTGGCCTGGACCATGGCCACGTGCATACCTGTGCCTGAGTTTGCTTTGAAAACTAGTGCCTAGCAGACATTTAGCACTCACTAAACATGGGTTGAATTGAGCTCTAAACGATGAGTGTCCTTGGGACGTCTGGTCTCTCTGGGCTCTGTCCTCACCTGAGCTCAGCTGAGCTCTAAATAGGAAGTGGGCTATCGCTGTGGCTTGTCCTCATCTCCTTGTGTGGCTGCCACGGCTTCTCAAAGCACATAGGTGCCAGGAGCACTCACAAAGAAGAGGACAgccagaaggggaaggggacaaGCCCAGAGCTGGCACTGACGTCACCGCGAGCAGGGCTGCCGTTTGCACATTAGGAGCGGTCACCACAAACCTGCGTCCACCAGGCCCCTTCCAGGCCCAAGCCACGACCGTCTGCACCTTGGCATCTGGCTTTTTAAGCATGGGAATATGCAAAAGTTTGCAAATATCTGCTCAAGTACTTAAATAGTGCGAACATTTCACAGCTGTGCTCAATGGAGCACCAAATTGGAGGGAGAGCTGGGGTACCACTCTTCAGAGGCCTGCAAGGTGGGACCATTTACAGTCAGCAAGGAGCACAGCAGCACGGGGGACAGGATGCCTGCGGATGCCAAAACTCAGAGCCCCTGAAGGGGAAGCGTCCGCCTGGTGTGGCTGCATGTCAGACGTCATGCCAGGGCCTGGCTGTCCAGGGCTGCACCGCCGCGGGCCAGGAGTGGGTTCATGAGGAATAGGATGTGCCTGCTGGCCCCGGGATGGCCAGTCCAGGGCAGTGGCTGAAAGTGCAGCAGAGGAAGTCAGGGCTTGGGGGCAGAAGGGCCCTGGGGGAGCTGGGGCCAGACAAGGGCCAGGTGAGAGCCCCACGGTGGTCGTGGGACTTGGAGTGACTGGCAGCGGCGGCTGGGGAGAAGGATTTCTTGCTGAAGCCACAGGGGAGGAGGCAACCATGCACCCTGAGGGGGTCTCGGTGGTTTGGACGCCCATCCGGAGAGTCTGTGTTTGACTTGAATCGGGTCCTAGTTGTGAAGCCACACTTGATTTTCGAGGGCTCTTGGTGATGGACAACACCACCACTCCCCCAGGTAGTTCTGAGGGTCCCGTGTCCTTCTGGGAGGCCTCTGCTCTGGTGTGCACTGGGGCTGTGGCCACCTGGGCTTCACTGAGACCAAGATAGGGCTGCAAGCACCAGCCCCTGCCTGGGAGGCACCGACCCCGCTGGCTCCGCCCTGGAGAGCAGTGCTGGTGAGGAGGATTTTAACTGTGTGGAGGAACATCCGATATGTGGGAGGGTTGAGCTAAGGGTGGTACAGCACCCAGTGTGTGACACGTTGGCAGGTAGCGGCTTGCCCCCTACCCCGTTCCCTGCTCCACGAGAGGCACGCTGTCCTGCGTGGACCCTGGCCACAGAGAGATGGGGCCTCTGCCGGGAACCCCGTGTCGCCAAGCAGAGTGGAGAGGGTGACAGCCCCGGCCTCGGGTTCCAGGTCATAGTAAGAAACTCAACACAAGGCTGCATTcctcttctaaaaaaaattatctatcaGGGAAAAGCAGCCCTTCTGTTCTCCACAGTTTCATCCGAGACAGGTTTTGCATGTGCCTTTCAAATCCTGTCCAAAGATAAGTACATCCTCTGCACAAAGCTTTGTCCACGTGGCTGCCCGGGGCGCACACTCCAGTGCACACATCAAAGGTTGTTAAAAGTCCTGCAGGCTTCCAGGACTCAGCTCCTTGTGCTCAGCACCTGTGCACTTGTGGACACCCCATTCTGGTCCAGATAGGAAAAGCAGtaggggtgggtgtgtgtgtggtatttacACGTCTATGGAATGAAGGGAAAATGAAGATAAGCGTAAGGTGAAACGAAAGGCTGGGCAGGCTGTGTGGGCTCCCAGCATTGCTCCCAATGGACAGAGAACCCTCCCAGGGCTGCGTGCTAGAGGCCTTAACTTCTCCCTCCAGCCCCCTGAGCAGGCGCCGGCGATGCCTGGCTCACAGAGCCCATCTCTGCAGGAGGTGCACACAGAGGGGGCAGACAGGCTGGTCTGAGAGCCCCCAGGGGTGCCCCTGCCGGAAGACAGTGGCAATCCCATGCCGTTTGTATATTGAGTGGAAGAATAAGCGAGGGGCTTCCCTCTCTGTCCCTGAGAAGGAG contains these protein-coding regions:
- the MBP gene encoding myelin basic protein isoform X2; this encodes MGNHAGKRELNAEKASTNGETNRGESEKKRNLGELSRTTSEDNEVFGEADANQNNGTSSQDIVVTDSKRTVDPKNAWQDAHPADPGSRPHLIRLFSRDAPGREDNTFKDRPSESDELQTIQEDSAATSESLDVMASQKRPSQRHGSKYLATASTMDHARHGFLPRHRDTGILDSIGRFFGGDRGAPKRGSGKVPWLKPGRSPLPSHARSQPGLCNMYKDSHHAARTAHYGSLPQKSHGRTQDENPVVHFFKNIVTPRTPPPSQGKGAEGQKPGFGYGGRASDYKSAHKGFKRVDAQGTLSKIFKLGGRDSRSGSPMARR
- the MBP gene encoding myelin basic protein isoform X1, which translates into the protein MGNHAGKRELNAEKASTNGETNRGESEKKRNLGELSRTTSEDNEVFGEADANQNNGTSSQDIVVTDSKRTVDPKNAWQDAHPADPGSRPHLIRLFSRDAPGREDNTFKDRPSESDELQTIQEDSAATSESLDVMASQKRPSQRHGSKYLATASTMDHARHGFLPRHRDTGILDSIGRFFGGDRGAPKRGSGKVPWLKPGRSPLPSHARSQPGLCNMYKDSHHAARTAHYGSLPQKSHGRTQDENPVVHFFKNIVTPRTPPPSQGKGRGLSLSRFSWGAEGQKPGFGYGGRASDYKSAHKGFKRVDAQGTLSKIFKLGGRDSRSGSPMARR